CAGTGCGCAAAGACGTAGTAGGAGATCGTCCCGGCTGGCCACTTCGGTCCGGCCCTCCGCCAACCAGCCTGTGCCGCCGCCGCCTGACGAAGCTGAGACGGGTTGTAGCAGGGGTAGTAGTAGGTGGCGACATGCAGCGGGGGCTTGCTGAGTCCGTTGGTCCAGGTGGAGTGCTCCAGGCGGATGGTAAAGGGTTCGTTCAGCCCCAGGAGCAAACCAAGCTGCTCGGGGGCCTTGTTGAGGAGCCGGCGAATGGCTTCATTGAAGTCGACCGCGATGCGGTAGTGGCGGGTGAGCACTTCCAGGCGATAGCTATCAAGCGGCGTCGGAGGAGGGATCGGCCCAGGCAGACAGGCGGGCCGCCGCGCCTGGCGGGAGCCGCGACGCCAGAAACAGAGCTTGCGAAACATATGCAGTCATCTCCTACACTCTTCAACCATAGAACCGTACTGCCAATAGATGATAGGTTTCCAATCGCTGAGAAGCGTCCCGAGCGCCCGGCCCGGGGCTGGTTCGCTGGCGTCCCTGCCCCGCTCGCGCTGCCCCCTTGGGGGCAACGGCTATACTGACTACAAAAAGTATATCCTTTTAAGAGGTAGATGTCAACCATATTCTTATAAGAATATGCTCTGATAAAAATGCTTTTGTAGGGCCTCCACAAAAGGAGGGGATATATGATACGCTCGCACCATGCCGATACGCATTAAGCTTCGTGAGCTTGCACAGCAGAAAGGGGTAAGTCAGTCGCGCTTGTCGCGTCTGGCCGACCTGAATGTCGGCATGATCCAGCGCATCTATCACGATCCATATACGAATATCACGCTGTCAACGCTGGAGAAGCTGGCGCGGGCCTTGCGTGTTGAGCTGGCCGAGCTGATCGAGCTGGACCCGCCGCTAGAAAAGGAACCAGAGGCAGGCGGCTCCTGACAGCTTCTCGCGCTCGATCCGTTGCGCCTTCCTTGCTCCATTTCCTCTGTCGAGCATCACGCTTGAGCCCGGGCTACACAGCTGCAGGGCGTAGGTCGCCGCAACCTGAAATCAGGCAAAAGATGGGCCAGTGATAGCGTGGTGCTCTACTTTTTTCGTCTCAGATAGCCGAGGTACGTGAGGCGGAGCGCGCGGAACCTTATCACCTCCTATAGATGAATGGCAGAACTTGGTTGCCTGCAATCCCTGTCCGAAATATATTTCGGTATGAAGTATAAGATAGATATATCATAAATTCAATACCGTAAATATGTTGTCTAGCAAATGTTCCGAAAAAGCGTTATAGTAGGGGTACACTTAGCCAGGAGCTAGCGATGTATCGCTTGCGAGTAGCTGAGCTGCTCAAGGAGAGAGGGCGGACCCAGTCATGGCTAGCGAGAGAAGCCAAGGTACCTGAACTGTTGGTTCGGAAGATGGTCAGAGAGCCGACGACCTACCATCCGACCTATGTCACGCTCGACAAGATTGCCCGTACCCTGAAAGTGCGCGTAGAGGATCTTTACGAATGGGTGCCTGACCCTGAAGATCAGGCGTCTTGACCTGAACTCCTATTCGCAGGCTGGCAAGTAATGCGCTTGTCAGGTTCACCACACGAAAGGCTCCCGTTGGCCTTCCTGTCCTCTCCCCTTCGCTGTAGCCTGTATCTTAAGCTCGTTGTCTCCTTTTGCCAGAGACTTTGCGCAATCTCCACTCTGGGGTGTGTGCCGTCCTGTTCTCTACCTGGGAAAAAAGGGCGAGCCAGGCTGCTCCCGCTCGCCCGTGGTAGAGAAGGAAGAATGAGTTAGTGCTGGTGGCGGGCGTGGGCTGATTCCTGCGGAGGCCGACGAGACCAGGCCGTATGCTTCGCAAGGACCCCGCTCGTAGAGCGCGGCGTCGACGTCTGCCAGCTCCCTGGACGGCCTGCCCGGCGCCTTGCAGGAGCAAGCTGGCCGTGATGGTCGAAAGCATCAGGCAAGACTCGCGCTGAGCTGATTGACAACCACTCCTCGCCGTGGTAGCCTGAAGTGGCCGATGAAATAAGGCCCACAGGCACACTTGAAGCTATCAGCCCTTGCCTGGTAGCCTCCAAAGCTACCAGCCGGTGTGAAAGCGATGATGCGCATCGCAATCAAGAAGCAAGAGGCGACAGATGGAGGCGCTTCTCTCTGCAGATACGCCGCTGGAAACGGAAAGGGTCTGGCTGGGCATGCTGCGCGCCCTGCCGCCGGCCAGGCGCGTGGCGATGGCCTGGGACTGGACCGGTTCAGCGATCAACATCGGGCGTCTGAATGCCTCAACTCAGAACCTCGACAGCGATGCCCATGAGGTTGCCCTGAGCCGTGCGCGCTTCCGTTACGGGGCTGCCATTGTGCGCCTCGCCGAGGAGCGTCGTCGCCGCCTATCGGAGGCGGAAGCGAAGCGCTTCCCGTCGCTGCAAGAGGTCCTCTGGCCGCTCCTCTCCGCCCTGGAGGCGCTGCAGATCACAGCGGTCCCTCTCTCGCTGGCCATCCCCTTCTATGGCGTCCACCGGGCCCTGGGCGACATCTCGCTGGCCGTCGAGCGCCTGCCAGAGCGCCAGGCCCTGCAGCAGCGGTTGCCAGAGCGTTTCTGGCTCGATGAGACTGCTGAAGCCGAGCCGGGTCTACGCCTGGTCGAGCTGCAAAGCCTGCTGCCCGTCTGGCTCTGGCCCGCCGACAGCGGAGACAACGCCGCCCTCCTGCGGCTCCTGCTTGACAGCCGCCGCGTGACGCCCCTGCTGGAAGAGGCCCCACCGATCGCCGTGCCCTCCCCTGAAGCCCTGCTTCTCTATCTGCTTGCCTGGCAGGGTGAGCAAGAGGCGACTCATGATGAGCGCTGGTATGATTTCCTGGCTATCCTGAAAATGCAGCGGCCATCTGGGCTGAACCTGGAGCTGCTCAGGACCCTGGCCCGCGACCTCCAATGTCTACCCCAGCTAGAGGAGGCCCTCGCTCGAACTGGTTTGGAGTTCTGAACAAGAAAGGAGTCAGTGGGTGTCTTCTTCTCCTCCTCCTCTTGAAGAGACCTTATTGCCTCTGGCCGAAGCCCTGGAAGCGCTCGGTATCCGCTATGTGATAGGCGGCTCTGTCGCCAGCTCGCTGTATGGCGAACCACGCCAGACAGCCGACCTGGACGTAGTCATTGAGCTGCTCGACCCCCAGCAGCTCAAAGCCCTCGTCCAGAAAGTCGCTCCTTGCTACTATATTGACGAAGATGCTTTTCGGCAGGCGTTTCACTATAAAAGAAGCTTAAGCATTATATCGCTCAAAACATACACCAAAGTTGACATCTTCTTTCCCAAGCCGCGCGCCCTTGACCGCGACGCCTTCGCCCTGGCTCGCTATCGGCCCCTGGAGCAGGGGGGAGAGCGTCTTTTCCCTATCGCCCCGCCCGAGGTCATCGTCCTGCAAAAGCTAGAGTGGTATGTCCTGGGAGGGCGTAGTTCCGCCAGGCAGTGGAATGACATACTCGGAATCCTGCGGGTGCAGGGGTCTCAGCTAGACCTGGCCTACCTGCGAGCGCAGGCCATCGCCCTTCAGGTGAGAGACCTGCTAGAGCAGGCCCTGCAAGAGGCCGGTCTCCGCTAGTCCGGGCAAGCGAGCGGCATACTGGCCTGCCCATTCCCAAAAAGAGAGCGAGCCGGCATCTGCCAGCTCGCTCCTCGCAGCCAGCGAGAGGCTGGCGGCGCGGCTCAGGCCCGGGCAATCACATAGCGGAACAGATTGCGCTGGCGATAGCCGCCGCTATTGGTGCGATACGGCTCCAGGGAAGCAAGGACTGCCGCCTTAACCTTCTCCTCGCCGGCATGGCGGATGGCCACGACCAACGGGCCAGCCGAACTAATGGCGCGCCAGGCCGTTTCAGCGTCGGGATACTCGAAAGGACAGGCCACCTCGCCGCTCTCCTGGGGCGTCAGGCCGGCCTGGCTCATCAGGGCCTCAACCTTGCCCGGTTCCGAGAGCGCGAAGGGGCCAGCCGCCTCCGAGCCGGGTGGAGGTGGCGGCAGCAAAGCAGCCACCGCGGCCAGCGTCGCCGCATGCTCGCAATCGCGGGCCTGGCCCCAGACAACCATCGCCACCAGCCCGCCGGGGCGCGTCACCCGGCGCGCCTCCTGCAGCGCATGCACCGGATTAGCGGCATACTGGAAGGCATTGAAGCCCGTCACCGCATCAAAGCTCCCCTCGGCGTACGGCAGCTCCTCCATCTCGCCGACGCGGAAATCGCCAGCGGGCAGACGTGAGCGGGCAATTGCGATCAGCGCGCTGGAAGCATCCAGGCCCCAGACCTGAGCGCCGCGCTCAGCCGCCAGGATGGCAGCCAGCCCCGCGCCGCAGCCCACATCGAGCAAGCGCGTCCCCTTCCCCACCTGCAAGCGACTGAGCACCTCCTCATAGGCCGGCAGCAGCACCCGCTCTTGAAGCTCCGCCCAATCCTGAGCACGTGCCCCCCAAATCTCTCCCTGCTGTTGAGCGCTGCCCATCGTCTCGACACCCTCCTTTCTGCTTCTCAGTCTACAAAAGTCCCCTTAGCGACTGCGGAAAAGCGCATCGACGGTCCGATTGAGATCGACCTGCGCGGCCTCAGCGACCACAGCCCGCCGTCCATTATCGACCACCAGGGTCAGATTGCCGCCGCAATAAAGCCAGCCATTTTGCGGAGACCAGCCGCTTCCCATCAGAGCGGGCAACGCGGGCGCCAGACTATTGAAGAGCTGAGTAATAGCTGCGCTGACCTGAGCCAGGCTCTTGAGCGTTTCGGGAGTCAGCTCGGTCCTGGACCGGCTTGCAAGCAACTGCCCATCGGGAGCGAAATCGAAGGCCACAATCGCCCCCTCGACCGCCAGCACCGTATCGAGCGCCTCCATCAGCAAGACCTCCTTTCGCGAAGCGAACATAGTGCCAGGAGTGGTATCAACAACGAGTCTAGCCGGAGAGCGCAGTCCTGCCATCGTGGAAAGCACGGAACCAGAGACACGGCCACTACGGAAGCGCCCAGAGGTACCCGCAGCCAGTGTCGCGCCAGGATCAGTGATTTCAGGGAGAAGAAGGAAAGAGAGCAAGCAAGCTGGAGAGGAGGCGAGCGATCCAGAGGGGCTCAACGAATCAACTGGGCTGGGAGAGCGGCGGCTGCTGCTGCAAGACCCAGGTAGCGATCTGGGTCCGCGAGCTAAAGCCCAGCCTGGCGAGAATATGGCTCACATGGCTCTCGACCGTGCGCTCACTGAGCACCAGCTCAGAGGCAATCTCGCGGTTAGACTTGCCCGCAGCCACCTTGAGGGCAATCTCCCACTCGCGCGGCGTCAGCGTTGCTGGTCCTGCTCCCTGGTGGGAGGGCTGCCAGCGCCTGAGCACCGACGACAGCGGCAACATCGCAGCGGCGCGCTGGAGAAACCGCTGGCGCAGGGGCGGCTCTGTGATACTGCGCGCCAGCGTCGCAATGAGGCGCGCGGCCTCGCGGCAGCTCTGCCGTGCCTGCTCCTGGCTGCGCAGGCGCAGCCAGACCTGGGCCTGCAGGCGATAAATTTCCCAGAGAATGGGCAGCTCATAGCTGGCGCAGGCACTCTCGCGGGCGCTGGCCAGCGTCTCGGCGGCGGCCTCGGGCTGATCAAGAGCCAGCAGGGCCTGAGCGCGCAGCCGGAGCAGCCAGGGACTGGGCAAGGCCGTCGCCTGCCCCTGCTCAGAGACGGGCGGTGTCGGCGAAGCCGTCAGCAGCTCATCGCAGCGGCTCAGAGCCTCGGCAGGCCGGCCCCGGGCCAGCGCCAGCTCAGCCGCGACCCAGGCCAGGCGGCGCTCGACCAGTGTGCGAGGTGGCCTCTCCGCCGGCAGCAAAGCGCTCAGCCGCGCCTCGGCCTCGCGAAACTGGCGCAGCAAGAGGTAGGCCAGAGACTGGCAGACAGTAAGATGGCCCAGCCACCAACTTGAACCCAGCTTCTGAGCCAGCGGCAGAGCGGTCTCCAGCTCGCGCAAGGCCTCCTCTGGCGCCAGCATCAGCACAAACAAGCGCGCCAGATGATGGCGGGCGGCCACCTGCCATTGTTGGTGATCGATGGCGCTCGCCAGCAGCAAGGCGCGCTGCAAATGCGCCTGCGCCTGCCCAAAGCGCCCATAGGAGAGCAACACCAGCCCAAAGCAATGCTCGGCCAGCACCTCCCCGGCGGGCCAATCCAAACGCTGAGCCAGCTCCAGCGCCTCGCGCGCCTCACCCTCGCAGACCGCCGGTGGCCAGGCCCAGATTGTCACTGCCTCATTCAAGCCGCGGCTCGTCAACGTACTGCGGATTGCCAGACTGGAGACCAGTCCCTGATACTCCTGCAGAGCGCGGAAGAGCGCAATCGCCTGCCCATAGTGCTCCACCGCTGCCAGAGGCTCCCCGGCGATCGCACTGGCCACGCCGAGCAAGTCGCGCGTCTGAGCCATACCGGGTCGATCCTGTCGATCCTCAAAAATCGTCAGCGCCTGACGATGAGCCTGCAGGCCCGCCTCCGGCTGTCCCACATTGACCAACCAGTTGCCCAGACGGTTCAGACTATGGGCGTACAGCAGCGGCTCCCCAAGGCGCTCCGCCTGGACCCGCGCCCGCTCAAAGAAGAGACCCGCCTGCTCATAAGCGCGCTCTGACCAGAGCAGACCCAGATCAATCAAGCACTGCCAGACCAATCGCTCATCGCCCTCCGCCTGAGCCAGTTGCAGCGCCTGTTCATAATCGCTGCGGGCCTGAGCGAAATCGCCCACCAGAGCGCAAGCCGTCCCCCGCCCATGCCAGAGGCGCGCCGGCGCTGGCTGGCCCAGATGGGCCGCCGCCTCCAGCGCGCGAGAGAAGTGCAGGAGAGCCGCGCGCGGCGTCTGCAGGGCCAGAGCGCGCTCGCCGGCCCGCCGTGCATAATCCAGGGCCTTCTCCCACAGTCCAGCCTCATAGCAATGCAGGGCCAGATCGTTCAAACGCTGCTCCAGCCTTGCCGGCTCCAGGCGCTCGAGCGCCTCGGCCAGCGCGCGATGGAAAAGCTGGCACTCCCGCACCAACATATCGGCGTAGATCGCTTGGCGGATCAACTCATGGCGAAAAGCGATGTGCTCGGCGGAGACCTCAACCACCAGCTGCGCCCTGATCAGCTCCTTGAGCAGCGTCAGCAGTTGCAACTCAGCGAGGCCCATCACCTGCTGCAGCAGCGACAGATCAAAGCGTCGCCCGGCCACCGCCGCCAGCAGCAGCAACTGCCGTGCCTCAGCACTCAGCAGCGGCAGACGCTGCTGCACGGCCTCACGAATGCTGCGCGGAATCAGGCTGCGCTCCGCTCGCCAGGCGCCGACGGACGGTAATGAGAGCGGCGCCTGATAGCGCCAACCCGTTGCCGTCGGGACTAGCCTGCCGCTCATGAGCAGCGACTTGAGCAGCTCCTCAACCAGAAAGGGATTGCCCTCGCTCAGTGTGAAGAGGGAATCCAATAGTCCGGGGGGCAACAGAGCAGCCGAAGAAGAAGGCGCAGCTACAGATGCAGACAAAGGCCGCTGTGCAGCAAGGATGGCCGTTAGCATCTGGCCAACTTCGTCGCGGCTCAGCAGGGGCAGGCTCAACTCTATCGCCAAGCGCTCACGGTCGAGCTGAGCCAGAAAGCGAGCCAGAGGCTGCTGCTGCTCTTCGCTGCGGCAGGTCAACAGCAGCAGGAAGGGCTGATCGCTCAACCGACGTGCCAGATAGAGGAGCAGCTCAAGACTCGTCTCATCGCTCCAGTGCAGATCTTCGATGACGAGCAGCAAGGGCTGCAGGCTGGCCATGTGCAGAAACGTGCGGGTGAAGGACCAGAAGAGACGGCGCCGCCTCAGCTCGGGCGACAGGGACCATTCCGCCGTCGTGGTCGATGGTGAGGACGTGGGAACGCTGGAAGAGGCCGTCAGCCCCGCCAGCCGGCTCAGCTCGGGCAACAAGAGGCTCAGCTCCCCGGCTGTCGGCTCAAGCAGGCGGGCAGCGGCAGGGGCAGGCCACTGCAGCAGGAGCGTTTGCAGCACATCGAGGAAAGGCCCATAGGGCAGAGAGCGCGTCGACTCGAAGCACTCGCCTTGGAGGACCAGCAGTCCGTGCTGCTCAGCGCAACGGCGCATCTCCGCCACCAGGCGCGATTTTCCCACACCTGCCTCGCCCACGAGTAGGATCACCTGCCCGCGCGACTCCTCCAGACGCTCAATGCACTCCTGCAAGCTTGAGAGAAGGCCCGCGCGCCCGACCAGAACAGGGCAGAGAACTGACTGCTGTTGGAAAGAAGGAGGAACCATCGTCTGGCCCTTCCGCATCCTGCTCTTTGCCTGGTAGGCTGTACTCGCTTCACCTGCCAGAGAAAGAATACGCCGGCCTCGCTGCCTCCCCCTCAACGGGCGCAGCGAGAGGGAACCCAGACCGCAGGAGGAGCGGGCAGGGCAGAGTGTTGTAAGCAAGCAAACCTGTATACTTGCTGGCTCCGCTGACCTGTCCACTCCCGTCCGGCTCTGCGTCAGCTTCAGCTCAAGCCGAAGCACGCGGCTGAGGCGGGCGCGTAATGGCCCCCTCCGAAGCCGACGAAACCAGCGCCGCGTACTTGGCAAAGACCCCGCTCGTATAGTGCGGCGTCGGCGGCTGCCAGCTTGCCAGACGGGCCGCCAGCTCCTCATCCGACAGCTCCACACTCACCGTGCGCTTCTCGATATCGATCACAATCGTATCGCCATCGCGCAAGGCCGCCAGCGGGCCGCCAACCGCCGCCTCGGGAGCGATATGGCCGACCATCAGCCCGCGCGTCGCCCCACTGAAGCGGCCATCCGTCAACAGGGCCACCGTCTCCCCCAGGCCCTCGCCCACGATAGCGCTCGTCACCCCCAACATCTCGCGCATCCCCGGACCGCCGCGCGGTCCCTCATAGCGGATCACCACCACATCGCCCGGCTGAATCTGGCGCCCGATCACCGCCTGCATCGCATCCTCCTCGCGATCAAAGACGCGAGCCGGGCCGCGATGATAGAGGCGCTCATGGCCGGCGATCTTCACCACGCAGCCCTCCGGCGCCAGGTTCCCCTTGAGAATCACCAGGCCCCCATTCGGCTTAATCGGATTCTCCACCGTGCGCACCACATCCTGGCCGGGGGCCTCCTGAGCCTGAGCCGCCTCCTCGCCGATCGTACGGCCTGTCGGCGTCAACTGATCGCCATGCATCAGGCCCGCCTCGATCAGGCGCTTCGCCAGCAGCGGCGTCCCGCCGGCGCGATCCAGATCCAGCGCCACATAGCGCCCGCCCGGCTTCAGGCTGGCGATCAGCGGCGTACGGCGGCTAATCTCATCGAAATTATCGATCGTCAGCGGAATACCGGCCTCGCGCGCCAGCGCCAGCAAATGCAGCACAGCATTGGTTGACCCGCCCGAGGCCGCCACGCCGGCGATGGCATTCTCGAACGACTGGCGCGTCAAAATATCGCGTGGCGTCAGACCGCGATGGAGCATCTCCACCACCAGGCGTCCGCAGCGCTCGGCCACCTCATCCTTGCGTGGATCGGTGGCCCCCACGCTGGCCGTCCCCAGCGGAGAAAGGCCCAAGAATTCCAGAGCCATCGCCATCGTATTGGCCGTATACTGGCCGCCGCAGGCTCCCGGGCCGGGACAGGCCACATTCTCCAGCTCACGCAGATCCGACTCGCTCATCCGTCCGGCGGCGGTCGCCCCGATAGCCTCGAAGACATCCAGGATCGTCACATCCTGGCCGCGGAACCTGCCGGGAGCGATCGAACCGCCGTAGAGCACCAGGCTGGGCACATTCAAGCGGATCAGCGCCATCGCCGTCCCGGGCAGCGTCTTATCGCAGGCCGCCAGTGCGATCACCGCATCAAACATCTGGCCCTGACTGACCAGCTCGATCGAATCGGCGATCACCTCGCGGCTAATCAGCGAGGCCTTCATGCCCTCGGTGCCCATTGAAATACCGTCGCTGACCGCGATCGTATTGAACTCCATCGGTGTTCCGCCGGCGGCGCGGATACCAGCCTTGACCCGCTCGGCCAGGCGGCGCAGATGGAAATTGCAGGGCATGGTCTCGATCCACGTATTGGCGACGCCGATCAAGGGCCGCTGCAGATCCTCATCGCGGAAACCGATAGCCTTCAGCATGGCGCGAGCCGCGGCCCGCTCGCGCCCATCGATCAGCACTCGACTGCGGTGCCGGGGATCAAAAGCCATAAGAACAGCCTCCCTTAGAGTACTGCCTGTATTATACTCCTGACGCAGCCCCTGGCTCAACGCACGAGCGCGCAACGTTGCGCCGGCGCTCCCGGCCTGGCCTCGCTCCAGTGAGCGGGCTAGACCATCCAGTGCCCCGTCAAAAACTGCAGCAAGGCGAAACTCAAGAGGGCCGTTGCGCAGACCGGATAGCAGCCGAGCAGTGCGCGCAAGCGAGGCCAGCCCTCGCCCTCCAACAGCAGCCCCAGCACCACAAAAGCCGGTGTTGCCTCCAGCAGATAGCGCGGAAAGGCATTCAAGGCGTCCCCGTCGCGCATCGGCCAGAGCAGCGCGAAGAGGCCAAAAAGCAGAGCGTAAAGCGCATAGCCGCGCAGCGCCGGTGGAAAGCGCCAGGGGCCAACCCAGGCCAGGGCCACCAGCACCAGCATGAAGAGCACACAAACCAGATCAAACGCCTCATGCAGGGTCGTAAAAGAGACCAGAGGACCCTTCAGCAGCAGGACAGCCGTGTGGAGAACGCTCAGCCCCGGTAGATCCAGATAACGATTCCAACGGACCTGCGCGTGTGAGAAGGCCAGAGGATCATCGAAGCGCAGCAGGCAATAGAGGGCAAAAAGGGCCGTGCCCAGGGGGATCAGGCCGGCGGCCAGCGCGCTCGGACCCAGACGGCGCAGGCGCCAACCGCGGCGGCGGCCATACTCAGAGACGAAGAGCACGATCAGTAACAGGCCAGAGGGGCGTGTCAGCGCGGCCAACAAGCCGCAGAGGCCGGCCAGCCACCAGCGCTGGTGGCGCAGGCAATAGAAGCAGAGCAAAGACAACAACAGAAAGAGCGACTCAGGATAAGCGGCGGCCAGGAAAAAGGCACTTGGAAAGAGCACCAGACAGAGCAGCGTCCTGCGAGCCAGGGCCGCCGAAAAATCCTCTGTCAGCAAACGATAGAGGACAGCCAGCAGCGCCAGGTCAGCCAGATTAGCGATCAGCAGGCCGGCCACATGGGTGCTTCCGAGCGTCGCCAGCGAGCCGAACTGCTCTAACAAAGGGAAGAGCGGAAAAAAGGCCGTTTGCCACCACTGCACATAGCCTGAGCGAGCGATGGACGCATAATGAGCAGCATCCCAATGCTGCCAGCTATGCACCAGGCTACTGGGTGGCAGCGCCTGCGCGCTGAAGTCTGGCAGCGTGAAGAGCGGAGCCAGGTAGGTCAGTGTGACAAAAAGAGCGTGACTCAGCAGATAGGCGGGCAGCGCCTCGCGCAAGGCCGTCAGCCAGGACTGCAACGCCGTTGCGCGGCCCGGTGTCATGGCCGACAGCGCTCGCACCGGTGAGGGCGAGGGCGCAGCTACCCTGGTCGCAGAAGATTGGTCTGAGGAAGAAGACTCGCCCATACCGTTCCTCCGGGAGCGAATGAACTGCTCACGAACGAATATTGACAACAGGTAGAAACGAATCCAGGCAAGCGGCATAACAGGGGGTAGGTAGGGCTGCCTCTCCAGGCTGAGGCAGCCGGTGGGCATGCTGAAGAAAGAAAGCGCAGATTTTCCCCTCTTCGCTCATAGAGTTCCAGACAGCCTCGTAACAGAGCGCAAATAGAGCGAAAAAAGAGCGCCCTATGCTACTGTTAAGTAAGCCCATAGTGGCAAACTGGACCGAGCACACAGGCCCACGCCGGGAAGAGGAGAGAAGGCAGCAGCACGAGAGGGCGGAGAAGGCTGGGAGCACATGAGCCGCGACGAGCTGGCGGAGCGTCGGGAGAACAAGATGCACAGTGCCTGGAGCATGACGGCAGTCACCTTCATTCTCAAGGGTCTCCTGGAGAACGCCCTGATTGGCCAGGCCGGGCAGGCTGGCCTGGGCGAAGTGCTGATCACTGCCCTGCCGCCGGATCGCATCGTCCTGGGAGCGGAGGAGCGACCTCAGCTCAACCTCTATCTCTATCGCCTGACTCCTG
This sequence is a window from Thermogemmatispora onikobensis. Protein-coding genes within it:
- the ilvD gene encoding dihydroxy-acid dehydratase gives rise to the protein MAFDPRHRSRVLIDGRERAAARAMLKAIGFRDEDLQRPLIGVANTWIETMPCNFHLRRLAERVKAGIRAAGGTPMEFNTIAVSDGISMGTEGMKASLISREVIADSIELVSQGQMFDAVIALAACDKTLPGTAMALIRLNVPSLVLYGGSIAPGRFRGQDVTILDVFEAIGATAAGRMSESDLRELENVACPGPGACGGQYTANTMAMALEFLGLSPLGTASVGATDPRKDEVAERCGRLVVEMLHRGLTPRDILTRQSFENAIAGVAASGGSTNAVLHLLALAREAGIPLTIDNFDEISRRTPLIASLKPGGRYVALDLDRAGGTPLLAKRLIEAGLMHGDQLTPTGRTIGEEAAQAQEAPGQDVVRTVENPIKPNGGLVILKGNLAPEGCVVKIAGHERLYHRGPARVFDREEDAMQAVIGRQIQPGDVVVIRYEGPRGGPGMREMLGVTSAIVGEGLGETVALLTDGRFSGATRGLMVGHIAPEAAVGGPLAALRDGDTIVIDIEKRTVSVELSDEELAARLASWQPPTPHYTSGVFAKYAALVSSASEGAITRPPQPRASA
- a CDS encoding helix-turn-helix domain-containing protein, with protein sequence MYRLRVAELLKERGRTQSWLAREAKVPELLVRKMVREPTTYHPTYVTLDKIARTLKVRVEDLYEWVPDPEDQAS
- a CDS encoding class I SAM-dependent methyltransferase, with amino-acid sequence MGSAQQQGEIWGARAQDWAELQERVLLPAYEEVLSRLQVGKGTRLLDVGCGAGLAAILAAERGAQVWGLDASSALIAIARSRLPAGDFRVGEMEELPYAEGSFDAVTGFNAFQYAANPVHALQEARRVTRPGGLVAMVVWGQARDCEHAATLAAVAALLPPPPPGSEAAGPFALSEPGKVEALMSQAGLTPQESGEVACPFEYPDAETAWRAISSAGPLVVAIRHAGEEKVKAAVLASLEPYRTNSGGYRQRNLFRYVIARA
- a CDS encoding helix-turn-helix domain-containing protein — translated: MPIRIKLRELAQQKGVSQSRLSRLADLNVGMIQRIYHDPYTNITLSTLEKLARALRVELAELIELDPPLEKEPEAGGS
- a CDS encoding DUF2173 family protein, which codes for MEALDTVLAVEGAIVAFDFAPDGQLLASRSRTELTPETLKSLAQVSAAITQLFNSLAPALPALMGSGWSPQNGWLYCGGNLTLVVDNGRRAVVAEAAQVDLNRTVDALFRSR
- a CDS encoding helix-turn-helix transcriptional regulator, translated to MRKGQTMVPPSFQQQSVLCPVLVGRAGLLSSLQECIERLEESRGQVILLVGEAGVGKSRLVAEMRRCAEQHGLLVLQGECFESTRSLPYGPFLDVLQTLLLQWPAPAAARLLEPTAGELSLLLPELSRLAGLTASSSVPTSSPSTTTAEWSLSPELRRRRLFWSFTRTFLHMASLQPLLLVIEDLHWSDETSLELLLYLARRLSDQPFLLLLTCRSEEQQQPLARFLAQLDRERLAIELSLPLLSRDEVGQMLTAILAAQRPLSASVAAPSSSAALLPPGLLDSLFTLSEGNPFLVEELLKSLLMSGRLVPTATGWRYQAPLSLPSVGAWRAERSLIPRSIREAVQQRLPLLSAEARQLLLLAAVAGRRFDLSLLQQVMGLAELQLLTLLKELIRAQLVVEVSAEHIAFRHELIRQAIYADMLVRECQLFHRALAEALERLEPARLEQRLNDLALHCYEAGLWEKALDYARRAGERALALQTPRAALLHFSRALEAAAHLGQPAPARLWHGRGTACALVGDFAQARSDYEQALQLAQAEGDERLVWQCLIDLGLLWSERAYEQAGLFFERARVQAERLGEPLLYAHSLNRLGNWLVNVGQPEAGLQAHRQALTIFEDRQDRPGMAQTRDLLGVASAIAGEPLAAVEHYGQAIALFRALQEYQGLVSSLAIRSTLTSRGLNEAVTIWAWPPAVCEGEAREALELAQRLDWPAGEVLAEHCFGLVLLSYGRFGQAQAHLQRALLLASAIDHQQWQVAARHHLARLFVLMLAPEEALRELETALPLAQKLGSSWWLGHLTVCQSLAYLLLRQFREAEARLSALLPAERPPRTLVERRLAWVAAELALARGRPAEALSRCDELLTASPTPPVSEQGQATALPSPWLLRLRAQALLALDQPEAAAETLASARESACASYELPILWEIYRLQAQVWLRLRSQEQARQSCREAARLIATLARSITEPPLRQRFLQRAAAMLPLSSVLRRWQPSHQGAGPATLTPREWEIALKVAAGKSNREIASELVLSERTVESHVSHILARLGFSSRTQIATWVLQQQPPLSQPS
- a CDS encoding mannosyltransferase family protein; its protein translation is MGESSSSDQSSATRVAAPSPSPVRALSAMTPGRATALQSWLTALREALPAYLLSHALFVTLTYLAPLFTLPDFSAQALPPSSLVHSWQHWDAAHYASIARSGYVQWWQTAFFPLFPLLEQFGSLATLGSTHVAGLLIANLADLALLAVLYRLLTEDFSAALARRTLLCLVLFPSAFFLAAAYPESLFLLLSLLCFYCLRHQRWWLAGLCGLLAALTRPSGLLLIVLFVSEYGRRRGWRLRRLGPSALAAGLIPLGTALFALYCLLRFDDPLAFSHAQVRWNRYLDLPGLSVLHTAVLLLKGPLVSFTTLHEAFDLVCVLFMLVLVALAWVGPWRFPPALRGYALYALLFGLFALLWPMRDGDALNAFPRYLLEATPAFVVLGLLLEGEGWPRLRALLGCYPVCATALLSFALLQFLTGHWMV